The following proteins come from a genomic window of Falco cherrug isolate bFalChe1 chromosome Z, bFalChe1.pri, whole genome shotgun sequence:
- the PPIP5K2 gene encoding inositol hexakisphosphate and diphosphoinositol-pentakisphosphate kinase 2 isoform X1: protein MSVSATENDPPRFFVGGEDGEGLLDSARSADYEHFYDHGEEEEEEYDSPPERQIAVGICSMAKKSKSKPMKEILERLSMFKYITVVIFEEDVILNEPVENWPLCDCLISFHSKGFPLDKAVAYAKLRNPFIINDLNMQYHIQDRREVYGILKAEGILLPRYAVLNRDPNNPQECNLIEGEDHVEVNGEIFQKPFVEKPVSAEDHNVYIYYPTSAGGGSQRLFRKIGSRSSVYSPESSVRKTGSYIYEEFMPTDGTDVKVYTVGPDYAHAEARKSPALDGKVERDSEGKEVRYPVILNAREKLIAWKVCLAFKQTVCGFDLLRANGQSYVCDVNGFSFVKNSMKYYDDCAKILGNIIMRELAPQFQIPWSIPLEAEDIPIVPTTSGTMMELRCVIAVIRHGDRTPKQKMKMEVKHQRFFDLFEKCDGYKSGKLKLKKPKQLQAMLDIARQLLVELGQNNDSEIEESKAKLEQLKTVLEMYGHFSGINRKVQLTYLPHGCPKTSSEEEDNRRNEPSLLLVLKWGGELTPAGRVQAEELGRAFRCMYPGGQGDYAGFPGCGLLRLHSTYRHDLKIYASDEGRVQMTAAAFAKGLLALEGELTPILVQMVKSANMNGLLDSDSDSLSSCQHRVKARLHEILQRDREFTADDYDKLTPSGSISLIKSMQVIKNPVKTCDKVYSLIQSLTSQIRQRMEDPKSADIQLYHSETLELMLRRWAKLEKDFKTKNGRYDISKIPDIYDCIKYDVQHNGSLKLENTMELYRLSKALADIVIPQEYGISKAEKLEIAKGYCTPLVRKIRSDLQRTQDDDTVNKLHPLYSRGVMSPERHVRTRLYFTSESHVHSLLSTLRYGALCDESKDEQWKRAMDYLNVVNELNYMTQIVIMLYEDPNKELSSEERFHVELHFSPGAKGCEEDKNLPAGYGYRPASRENEGSRKTSHRNDSDEEAHAPKRDEADRSVVMFKPMVSDPIHIHRKSPLPRSRKIGSVEEESPLSVSSPECIGTWLHYTSGVGTGRRRRRSGEQITSSPVSPKSLAFTSSIFGSWQQVLSESNSNLRTPRTILEQKQSGLGSHCAGLFSTSVLGGSSSAPNLQDYARTHRKKLTSSGFIDDTTRGSAVKRFSISFARHPTNGFELYSMVPSICPLETLHNSLSLKQVDEFLASVAAPSRENPQETSSPTYMIPLSGRKISLNTYTPAKIQPTPLETLPERLAIEKPSLSAPGSFVSNVKLSLEEVSLDVEFSGETLSEKD, encoded by the exons CCACCAGAAAGACAAATCGCAGTTGGGATTTGTTCAATGGCGAAGAAATCTAAGTCCAAACCAATGAAAGAAATTCTTGAACGCCTCTCCATGTTTAAGTACATTACTGTGGTAATATTTGAAGAGGATGTTATTTTGAATGAGCCAGTAGAAAACTGGCCTTTATGTGACTgtctcatttcttttcattctaaAG GATTTCCACTGGACAAAGCAGTTGCCTATGCAAAACTCAGGAATCCATTCATAATCAATGACTTGAATATGCAGTATCACATACAAGATAG GAGAGAAGTATATGGCATTCTTAAAGCTGAAGGCATTTTACTTCCTCGCTATGCAGTTCTGAACCGTGATCCAAACAATCCCCAGG AATGCAACTTGATTGAAGGAGAAGATCATGTGGAAGTGAATGGAGAAATCTTCCAAAAGCCTTTTGTAGAAAAGCCAGTTAGTGCTGAGGACCACAATGTTTACATTTATTATCCAACATCTGCTGGGGGTGGAAGCCAGAGGCTCTTTCGAAAG attggcagcagaagcagtgtTTATTCTCCTGAAAGCAGTGTGAGAAAAACAGGCTCCTATATTTATGAGGAATTCATGCCTACAGATGGCACTGATGTGAAG GTGTACACAGTAGGTCCAGACTATGCTCATGCTGAAGCACGGAAGTCTCCAGCATTGGATGGCAAAGTAGAACGAGacagtgaaggaaaagaagtgaGGTATCCAGTCATCCTGAATGCAAGAGAGAAGTTAATTGCTTGGAAAGTATGCCTTGCCTTTAAA CAAACAGTTTGTGGCTTTGATTTGCTGCGTGCTAATGGACAGTCCTATGTCTGTGATGTGAATGGCTTCAGTTTTGTGAAAAATTCCATGAAATACTATGATGATTGTGCTAAGATACTGGG AAATATCATAATGAGAGAACTTGCTCCCCAGTTTCAGATACCATGGTCGATTCCCCTGGAAGCTGAAGACATCCCTATTGTGCCAACTACCTCTGGAACAAT GATGGAGCTTAGATGTGTTATAGCTGTAATACGCCATGGGGACcgaacaccaaaacaaaaaatgaaaatggaagtaaaacATCAGAG ATTTTTTGATCTCTTTGAAAAATGCGATGGATATAAATCTGGaaaactaaaactgaaaaaaccaaaacagttgCAGGCAa TGCTTGATATAGCAAGGCAACTCCTTGTAGAACTTGGGCAAAACAATGATTCTGAAATTGaagaaagtaaagcaaaactTGAACAGCTAAAGACTGTATTAGAAAT GTATGGGCATTTTTCAGGCATAAACCGCAAAGTTCAGCTAACATATCTTCCTCATGGTTGCCCAAAGACTTCCAGTGAAGAGGAAG ATAATAGAAGAAATGAGCCATCCCTGCTTCTGGTTCTgaaatggggaggagaattgacTCCTGCAGGCAGGGTTCAAGCAGAGGAGCTTGGAAGGGCTTTCAGGTGTATGTATCCAGGTGgacaag GAGATTATGCTGGATTTCCTGGATGTGGTTTACTTAGATTACATAGCACTTACCGACACGATCTCAAAATCTACGCTTCTGATGAAGGACGAGTTCAGAtgactgcagcagcttttgctaAG GGACTACTGGCCTTAGAGGGAGAACTGACTCCTATTCTTGTCCAGATGGTGAAAAGTGCTAATATGAATGGTCTTTTGGACAGTGACAGTGATTCTTTAAGCAGCTGTCAGCATCGCGTTAAAGCAAGACTCCATGAAATTCTCCAGCGAGACAGAGAATTTACTGCTGATGACTATGATAAG CTTACTCCATCTGGAAGCATCTCATTGATAAAATCAATGCAGGTTATTAAAAATCCTGTAAAGACATGTGACAAGGTCTATTCCTTGATCCAGAGCTTGACTTCTCAGATCAGGCAAAGAATGGAAGATCCAAAGTCTGCAG ATATTCAGCTGTACCACAGTGAAACCCTTGAACTGATGCTGCGTAGGTGGGCCAAGCtggaaaaagactttaaaacaaaaaatggaagaTACGATATTAGCAAAATTCCTGATATTTACGACTGTATAAAATATGATGTGCAGCACAATGGCTccttaaaattagaaaacacAATGGAATTATACAGGCTTTCAAAGGCTTTAGCTGACATTGTGATCCCTCAG GAGTATGGTATTTCTAAGGCTGAGAAACTAGAGATTGCCAAAGGTTACTGTACTCCCCTCGTTAGAAAAATCCGTTCTGACCTTCAGAGAACTCAAGATGATGATACTGTAAATAAGCTCCACCCTCT ttacTCCAGGGGTGTTATGTCCCCTGAACGCCATGTTCGTACACGGCTGTATTTCACCAGCGAGAGTCATGTCCACTCCCTGTTGTCCACCCTTCGTTATGGTGCCTTATGTGAT GAATCAAAAGATGAACAATGGAAACGAGCTATGGATTATTTAAATGTTGTCAATGAACTGAATTACATGACACAGATTGTTATCATGCTTTATGAGGATCCAAACAAG GAACTTTCTTCAGAAGAACGTTTTCATGTAGAGCTACACTTTAGTCCAGGAGCCAAAGGCTGTGAGGAAGATAAAAATTTACCAGCTGGATATGGATACAGACCTGCCTCCAGAGAG AATGAAGGCTCAAGGAAAACCTCTCACAGAAATGATAGTGATGAGGAGGCACACGCTCCTAAGAGAGATGAAGCAGATCGGTCAGTAGTGATGTTCAAGCCAATGGTTTCAGACCCAATTCACATACACAGAAAGTCACCCCTTCCAAGATCCAGGAAGATTGGTTCTGTTGAA GAAGAGAGCCCCCTGAGTGTGTCTAGCCCAGAGTGTATTGGTACCTGGCTGCATTACACCAGTGGTGTGGGTACTGGGCGTCGAAGACGCAGATCAGGGGAACAAATCACTTCTTCCCCTGTCTCCCCTAAATCATTGGCTTTCACATCCAGTATTTTTGGCTCATGGCAACAG GTCCTATCAGAAAGCAATAGTAACTTAAGAACACCGAGAACTATTCTGGAACAAAAGCAGAGTGGTCTAG GGTCTCACTGTGCGGGCCTGTTTAGCACCTCAGTGCTCGGGGGTTCTTCAAGTGCACCTAACCTACAGGATTATGCTCGTACTCATCGTAAAAAGCTGACTTCTTCTGGCTTCATAGATG acACCACACGCGGTTCTGCTGTTAAAAGGTTTTCTATCTCATTTGCTCGACACCCAACCAATG ggttTGAACTATATTCCATGGTGCCTTCTATTTGCCCTTTGGAAACGCTACACAACTCCTTGTCTCTGAAGCAGGTGGATGAATTTCTTGCATCTGTTGCTGCTCCATCAAGGGAAAATCCACAGGAGACAT CTTCTCCAACTTACATGATTCCActgtcaggaagaaaaatttctttaaatacatataCCCCTGCAAAAATTCAACCAACACCACTTGAAACTTTGCCTGAAAGGCTAGCAATAGAGAAACCATCCTTAT CTGCCCCTGGGTCTTTCGTTTCTAATGTTAAGCTGTCTCTTGAAGAGGTCTCACTAGATGTAGAATTTAGTGGTGAAACTCTTTCGGAAAAGGATTGA
- the PPIP5K2 gene encoding inositol hexakisphosphate and diphosphoinositol-pentakisphosphate kinase 2 isoform X8 — MSVSATENDPPRFFVGGEDGEGLLDSARSADYEHFYDHGEEEEEEYDSPPERQIAVGICSMAKKSKSKPMKEILERLSMFKYITVVIFEEDVILNEPVENWPLCDCLISFHSKGFPLDKAVAYAKLRNPFIINDLNMQYHIQDRREVYGILKAEGILLPRYAVLNRDPNNPQECNLIEGEDHVEVNGEIFQKPFVEKPVSAEDHNVYIYYPTSAGGGSQRLFRKIGSRSSVYSPESSVRKTGSYIYEEFMPTDGTDVKVYTVGPDYAHAEARKSPALDGKVERDSEGKEVRYPVILNAREKLIAWKVCLAFKQTVCGFDLLRANGQSYVCDVNGFSFVKNSMKYYDDCAKILGNIIMRELAPQFQIPWSIPLEAEDIPIVPTTSGTMMELRCVIAVIRHGDRTPKQKMKMEVKHQRFFDLFEKCDGYKSGKLKLKKPKQLQAMLDIARQLLVELGQNNDSEIEESKAKLEQLKTVLEMYGHFSGINRKVQLTYLPHGCPKTSSEEEDNRRNEPSLLLVLKWGGELTPAGRVQAEELGRAFRCMYPGGQGDYAGFPGCGLLRLHSTYRHDLKIYASDEGRVQMTAAAFAKGLLALEGELTPILVQMVKSANMNGLLDSDSDSLSSCQHRVKARLHEILQRDREFTADDYDKLTPSGSISLIKSMQVIKNPVKTCDKVYSLIQSLTSQIRQRMEDPKSADIQLYHSETLELMLRRWAKLEKDFKTKNGRYDISKIPDIYDCIKYDVQHNGSLKLENTMELYRLSKALADIVIPQEYGISKAEKLEIAKGYCTPLVRKIRSDLQRTQDDDTVNKLHPLYSRGVMSPERHVRTRLYFTSESHVHSLLSTLRYGALCDESKDEQWKRAMDYLNVVNELNYMTQIVIMLYEDPNKELSSEERFHVELHFSPGAKGCEEDKNLPAGYGYRPASRENEGSRKTSHRNDSDEEAHAPKRDEADRSVVMFKPMVSDPIHIHRKSPLPRSRKIGSVEVLSESNSNLRTPRTILEQKQSGLGSHCAGLFSTSVLGGSSSAPNLQDYARTHRKKLTSSGFIDGFELYSMVPSICPLETLHNSLSLKQVDEFLASVAAPSRENPQETSSPTYMIPLSGRKISLNTYTPAKIQPTPLETLPERLAIEKPSLSAPGSFVSNVKLSLEEVSLDVEFSGETLSEKD, encoded by the exons CCACCAGAAAGACAAATCGCAGTTGGGATTTGTTCAATGGCGAAGAAATCTAAGTCCAAACCAATGAAAGAAATTCTTGAACGCCTCTCCATGTTTAAGTACATTACTGTGGTAATATTTGAAGAGGATGTTATTTTGAATGAGCCAGTAGAAAACTGGCCTTTATGTGACTgtctcatttcttttcattctaaAG GATTTCCACTGGACAAAGCAGTTGCCTATGCAAAACTCAGGAATCCATTCATAATCAATGACTTGAATATGCAGTATCACATACAAGATAG GAGAGAAGTATATGGCATTCTTAAAGCTGAAGGCATTTTACTTCCTCGCTATGCAGTTCTGAACCGTGATCCAAACAATCCCCAGG AATGCAACTTGATTGAAGGAGAAGATCATGTGGAAGTGAATGGAGAAATCTTCCAAAAGCCTTTTGTAGAAAAGCCAGTTAGTGCTGAGGACCACAATGTTTACATTTATTATCCAACATCTGCTGGGGGTGGAAGCCAGAGGCTCTTTCGAAAG attggcagcagaagcagtgtTTATTCTCCTGAAAGCAGTGTGAGAAAAACAGGCTCCTATATTTATGAGGAATTCATGCCTACAGATGGCACTGATGTGAAG GTGTACACAGTAGGTCCAGACTATGCTCATGCTGAAGCACGGAAGTCTCCAGCATTGGATGGCAAAGTAGAACGAGacagtgaaggaaaagaagtgaGGTATCCAGTCATCCTGAATGCAAGAGAGAAGTTAATTGCTTGGAAAGTATGCCTTGCCTTTAAA CAAACAGTTTGTGGCTTTGATTTGCTGCGTGCTAATGGACAGTCCTATGTCTGTGATGTGAATGGCTTCAGTTTTGTGAAAAATTCCATGAAATACTATGATGATTGTGCTAAGATACTGGG AAATATCATAATGAGAGAACTTGCTCCCCAGTTTCAGATACCATGGTCGATTCCCCTGGAAGCTGAAGACATCCCTATTGTGCCAACTACCTCTGGAACAAT GATGGAGCTTAGATGTGTTATAGCTGTAATACGCCATGGGGACcgaacaccaaaacaaaaaatgaaaatggaagtaaaacATCAGAG ATTTTTTGATCTCTTTGAAAAATGCGATGGATATAAATCTGGaaaactaaaactgaaaaaaccaaaacagttgCAGGCAa TGCTTGATATAGCAAGGCAACTCCTTGTAGAACTTGGGCAAAACAATGATTCTGAAATTGaagaaagtaaagcaaaactTGAACAGCTAAAGACTGTATTAGAAAT GTATGGGCATTTTTCAGGCATAAACCGCAAAGTTCAGCTAACATATCTTCCTCATGGTTGCCCAAAGACTTCCAGTGAAGAGGAAG ATAATAGAAGAAATGAGCCATCCCTGCTTCTGGTTCTgaaatggggaggagaattgacTCCTGCAGGCAGGGTTCAAGCAGAGGAGCTTGGAAGGGCTTTCAGGTGTATGTATCCAGGTGgacaag GAGATTATGCTGGATTTCCTGGATGTGGTTTACTTAGATTACATAGCACTTACCGACACGATCTCAAAATCTACGCTTCTGATGAAGGACGAGTTCAGAtgactgcagcagcttttgctaAG GGACTACTGGCCTTAGAGGGAGAACTGACTCCTATTCTTGTCCAGATGGTGAAAAGTGCTAATATGAATGGTCTTTTGGACAGTGACAGTGATTCTTTAAGCAGCTGTCAGCATCGCGTTAAAGCAAGACTCCATGAAATTCTCCAGCGAGACAGAGAATTTACTGCTGATGACTATGATAAG CTTACTCCATCTGGAAGCATCTCATTGATAAAATCAATGCAGGTTATTAAAAATCCTGTAAAGACATGTGACAAGGTCTATTCCTTGATCCAGAGCTTGACTTCTCAGATCAGGCAAAGAATGGAAGATCCAAAGTCTGCAG ATATTCAGCTGTACCACAGTGAAACCCTTGAACTGATGCTGCGTAGGTGGGCCAAGCtggaaaaagactttaaaacaaaaaatggaagaTACGATATTAGCAAAATTCCTGATATTTACGACTGTATAAAATATGATGTGCAGCACAATGGCTccttaaaattagaaaacacAATGGAATTATACAGGCTTTCAAAGGCTTTAGCTGACATTGTGATCCCTCAG GAGTATGGTATTTCTAAGGCTGAGAAACTAGAGATTGCCAAAGGTTACTGTACTCCCCTCGTTAGAAAAATCCGTTCTGACCTTCAGAGAACTCAAGATGATGATACTGTAAATAAGCTCCACCCTCT ttacTCCAGGGGTGTTATGTCCCCTGAACGCCATGTTCGTACACGGCTGTATTTCACCAGCGAGAGTCATGTCCACTCCCTGTTGTCCACCCTTCGTTATGGTGCCTTATGTGAT GAATCAAAAGATGAACAATGGAAACGAGCTATGGATTATTTAAATGTTGTCAATGAACTGAATTACATGACACAGATTGTTATCATGCTTTATGAGGATCCAAACAAG GAACTTTCTTCAGAAGAACGTTTTCATGTAGAGCTACACTTTAGTCCAGGAGCCAAAGGCTGTGAGGAAGATAAAAATTTACCAGCTGGATATGGATACAGACCTGCCTCCAGAGAG AATGAAGGCTCAAGGAAAACCTCTCACAGAAATGATAGTGATGAGGAGGCACACGCTCCTAAGAGAGATGAAGCAGATCGGTCAGTAGTGATGTTCAAGCCAATGGTTTCAGACCCAATTCACATACACAGAAAGTCACCCCTTCCAAGATCCAGGAAGATTGGTTCTGTTGAA GTCCTATCAGAAAGCAATAGTAACTTAAGAACACCGAGAACTATTCTGGAACAAAAGCAGAGTGGTCTAG GGTCTCACTGTGCGGGCCTGTTTAGCACCTCAGTGCTCGGGGGTTCTTCAAGTGCACCTAACCTACAGGATTATGCTCGTACTCATCGTAAAAAGCTGACTTCTTCTGGCTTCATAGATG ggttTGAACTATATTCCATGGTGCCTTCTATTTGCCCTTTGGAAACGCTACACAACTCCTTGTCTCTGAAGCAGGTGGATGAATTTCTTGCATCTGTTGCTGCTCCATCAAGGGAAAATCCACAGGAGACAT CTTCTCCAACTTACATGATTCCActgtcaggaagaaaaatttctttaaatacatataCCCCTGCAAAAATTCAACCAACACCACTTGAAACTTTGCCTGAAAGGCTAGCAATAGAGAAACCATCCTTAT CTGCCCCTGGGTCTTTCGTTTCTAATGTTAAGCTGTCTCTTGAAGAGGTCTCACTAGATGTAGAATTTAGTGGTGAAACTCTTTCGGAAAAGGATTGA
- the PPIP5K2 gene encoding inositol hexakisphosphate and diphosphoinositol-pentakisphosphate kinase 2 isoform X5 — MSVSATENDPPRFFVGGEDGEGLLDSARSADYEHFYDHGEEEEEEYDSPPERQIAVGICSMAKKSKSKPMKEILERLSMFKYITVVIFEEDVILNEPVENWPLCDCLISFHSKGFPLDKAVAYAKLRNPFIINDLNMQYHIQDRREVYGILKAEGILLPRYAVLNRDPNNPQECNLIEGEDHVEVNGEIFQKPFVEKPVSAEDHNVYIYYPTSAGGGSQRLFRKIGSRSSVYSPESSVRKTGSYIYEEFMPTDGTDVKVYTVGPDYAHAEARKSPALDGKVERDSEGKEVRYPVILNAREKLIAWKVCLAFKQTVCGFDLLRANGQSYVCDVNGFSFVKNSMKYYDDCAKILGNIIMRELAPQFQIPWSIPLEAEDIPIVPTTSGTMMELRCVIAVIRHGDRTPKQKMKMEVKHQRFFDLFEKCDGYKSGKLKLKKPKQLQAMLDIARQLLVELGQNNDSEIEESKAKLEQLKTVLEMYGHFSGINRKVQLTYLPHGCPKTSSEEEDNRRNEPSLLLVLKWGGELTPAGRVQAEELGRAFRCMYPGGQGDYAGFPGCGLLRLHSTYRHDLKIYASDEGRVQMTAAAFAKGLLALEGELTPILVQMVKSANMNGLLDSDSDSLSSCQHRVKARLHEILQRDREFTADDYDKLTPSGSISLIKSMQVIKNPVKTCDKVYSLIQSLTSQIRQRMEDPKSADIQLYHSETLELMLRRWAKLEKDFKTKNGRYDISKIPDIYDCIKYDVQHNGSLKLENTMELYRLSKALADIVIPQEYGISKAEKLEIAKGYCTPLVRKIRSDLQRTQDDDTVNKLHPLYSRGVMSPERHVRTRLYFTSESHVHSLLSTLRYGALCDESKDEQWKRAMDYLNVVNELNYMTQIVIMLYEDPNKELSSEERFHVELHFSPGAKGCEEDKNLPAGYGYRPASRENEGSRKTSHRNDSDEEAHAPKRDEADRSVVMFKPMVSDPIHIHRKSPLPRSRKIGSVEEESPLSVSSPECIGTWLHYTSGVGTGRRRRRSGEQITSSPVSPKSLAFTSSIFGSWQQVLSESNSNLRTPRTILEQKQSGLGSHCAGLFSTSVLGGSSSAPNLQDYARTHRKKLTSSGFIDDTTRGSAVKRFSISFARHPTNGFELYSMVPSICPLETLHNSLSLKQVDEFLASVAAPSRENPQETSAPGSFVSNVKLSLEEVSLDVEFSGETLSEKD; from the exons CCACCAGAAAGACAAATCGCAGTTGGGATTTGTTCAATGGCGAAGAAATCTAAGTCCAAACCAATGAAAGAAATTCTTGAACGCCTCTCCATGTTTAAGTACATTACTGTGGTAATATTTGAAGAGGATGTTATTTTGAATGAGCCAGTAGAAAACTGGCCTTTATGTGACTgtctcatttcttttcattctaaAG GATTTCCACTGGACAAAGCAGTTGCCTATGCAAAACTCAGGAATCCATTCATAATCAATGACTTGAATATGCAGTATCACATACAAGATAG GAGAGAAGTATATGGCATTCTTAAAGCTGAAGGCATTTTACTTCCTCGCTATGCAGTTCTGAACCGTGATCCAAACAATCCCCAGG AATGCAACTTGATTGAAGGAGAAGATCATGTGGAAGTGAATGGAGAAATCTTCCAAAAGCCTTTTGTAGAAAAGCCAGTTAGTGCTGAGGACCACAATGTTTACATTTATTATCCAACATCTGCTGGGGGTGGAAGCCAGAGGCTCTTTCGAAAG attggcagcagaagcagtgtTTATTCTCCTGAAAGCAGTGTGAGAAAAACAGGCTCCTATATTTATGAGGAATTCATGCCTACAGATGGCACTGATGTGAAG GTGTACACAGTAGGTCCAGACTATGCTCATGCTGAAGCACGGAAGTCTCCAGCATTGGATGGCAAAGTAGAACGAGacagtgaaggaaaagaagtgaGGTATCCAGTCATCCTGAATGCAAGAGAGAAGTTAATTGCTTGGAAAGTATGCCTTGCCTTTAAA CAAACAGTTTGTGGCTTTGATTTGCTGCGTGCTAATGGACAGTCCTATGTCTGTGATGTGAATGGCTTCAGTTTTGTGAAAAATTCCATGAAATACTATGATGATTGTGCTAAGATACTGGG AAATATCATAATGAGAGAACTTGCTCCCCAGTTTCAGATACCATGGTCGATTCCCCTGGAAGCTGAAGACATCCCTATTGTGCCAACTACCTCTGGAACAAT GATGGAGCTTAGATGTGTTATAGCTGTAATACGCCATGGGGACcgaacaccaaaacaaaaaatgaaaatggaagtaaaacATCAGAG ATTTTTTGATCTCTTTGAAAAATGCGATGGATATAAATCTGGaaaactaaaactgaaaaaaccaaaacagttgCAGGCAa TGCTTGATATAGCAAGGCAACTCCTTGTAGAACTTGGGCAAAACAATGATTCTGAAATTGaagaaagtaaagcaaaactTGAACAGCTAAAGACTGTATTAGAAAT GTATGGGCATTTTTCAGGCATAAACCGCAAAGTTCAGCTAACATATCTTCCTCATGGTTGCCCAAAGACTTCCAGTGAAGAGGAAG ATAATAGAAGAAATGAGCCATCCCTGCTTCTGGTTCTgaaatggggaggagaattgacTCCTGCAGGCAGGGTTCAAGCAGAGGAGCTTGGAAGGGCTTTCAGGTGTATGTATCCAGGTGgacaag GAGATTATGCTGGATTTCCTGGATGTGGTTTACTTAGATTACATAGCACTTACCGACACGATCTCAAAATCTACGCTTCTGATGAAGGACGAGTTCAGAtgactgcagcagcttttgctaAG GGACTACTGGCCTTAGAGGGAGAACTGACTCCTATTCTTGTCCAGATGGTGAAAAGTGCTAATATGAATGGTCTTTTGGACAGTGACAGTGATTCTTTAAGCAGCTGTCAGCATCGCGTTAAAGCAAGACTCCATGAAATTCTCCAGCGAGACAGAGAATTTACTGCTGATGACTATGATAAG CTTACTCCATCTGGAAGCATCTCATTGATAAAATCAATGCAGGTTATTAAAAATCCTGTAAAGACATGTGACAAGGTCTATTCCTTGATCCAGAGCTTGACTTCTCAGATCAGGCAAAGAATGGAAGATCCAAAGTCTGCAG ATATTCAGCTGTACCACAGTGAAACCCTTGAACTGATGCTGCGTAGGTGGGCCAAGCtggaaaaagactttaaaacaaaaaatggaagaTACGATATTAGCAAAATTCCTGATATTTACGACTGTATAAAATATGATGTGCAGCACAATGGCTccttaaaattagaaaacacAATGGAATTATACAGGCTTTCAAAGGCTTTAGCTGACATTGTGATCCCTCAG GAGTATGGTATTTCTAAGGCTGAGAAACTAGAGATTGCCAAAGGTTACTGTACTCCCCTCGTTAGAAAAATCCGTTCTGACCTTCAGAGAACTCAAGATGATGATACTGTAAATAAGCTCCACCCTCT ttacTCCAGGGGTGTTATGTCCCCTGAACGCCATGTTCGTACACGGCTGTATTTCACCAGCGAGAGTCATGTCCACTCCCTGTTGTCCACCCTTCGTTATGGTGCCTTATGTGAT GAATCAAAAGATGAACAATGGAAACGAGCTATGGATTATTTAAATGTTGTCAATGAACTGAATTACATGACACAGATTGTTATCATGCTTTATGAGGATCCAAACAAG GAACTTTCTTCAGAAGAACGTTTTCATGTAGAGCTACACTTTAGTCCAGGAGCCAAAGGCTGTGAGGAAGATAAAAATTTACCAGCTGGATATGGATACAGACCTGCCTCCAGAGAG AATGAAGGCTCAAGGAAAACCTCTCACAGAAATGATAGTGATGAGGAGGCACACGCTCCTAAGAGAGATGAAGCAGATCGGTCAGTAGTGATGTTCAAGCCAATGGTTTCAGACCCAATTCACATACACAGAAAGTCACCCCTTCCAAGATCCAGGAAGATTGGTTCTGTTGAA GAAGAGAGCCCCCTGAGTGTGTCTAGCCCAGAGTGTATTGGTACCTGGCTGCATTACACCAGTGGTGTGGGTACTGGGCGTCGAAGACGCAGATCAGGGGAACAAATCACTTCTTCCCCTGTCTCCCCTAAATCATTGGCTTTCACATCCAGTATTTTTGGCTCATGGCAACAG GTCCTATCAGAAAGCAATAGTAACTTAAGAACACCGAGAACTATTCTGGAACAAAAGCAGAGTGGTCTAG GGTCTCACTGTGCGGGCCTGTTTAGCACCTCAGTGCTCGGGGGTTCTTCAAGTGCACCTAACCTACAGGATTATGCTCGTACTCATCGTAAAAAGCTGACTTCTTCTGGCTTCATAGATG acACCACACGCGGTTCTGCTGTTAAAAGGTTTTCTATCTCATTTGCTCGACACCCAACCAATG ggttTGAACTATATTCCATGGTGCCTTCTATTTGCCCTTTGGAAACGCTACACAACTCCTTGTCTCTGAAGCAGGTGGATGAATTTCTTGCATCTGTTGCTGCTCCATCAAGGGAAAATCCACAGGAGACAT CTGCCCCTGGGTCTTTCGTTTCTAATGTTAAGCTGTCTCTTGAAGAGGTCTCACTAGATGTAGAATTTAGTGGTGAAACTCTTTCGGAAAAGGATTGA